A single genomic interval of Ruminococcus sp. NK3A76 harbors:
- a CDS encoding aldo/keto reductase yields MTNFNLNDNTTIPATGFGVFMVPNNGPTEEAVTTALKEGYRLIDTAAAYQNESDVGKAVKKSGIPREEIYVTSKLWLQDYGYEAAKKATDTSISKLGLDYMDLYLLHQPYGDTAGAWKALEEAVRAGKIRSIGVSNHTVKFLDKLLPKMEILPVVNQMECNPYFQQKELREYLAKYNIRMEAWYPLGHANRKLLTDKVLVGLAEKYGKSVAQIILRWHYQEGIIALPKATSIEHIRDNISIFDFELSDEDMTAIRGLDKGKGTHDPDNLSNAVTLGMYKIH; encoded by the coding sequence ATGACAAATTTCAACCTGAACGATAACACAACAATTCCCGCAACAGGCTTCGGCGTATTCATGGTACCAAACAACGGTCCGACTGAGGAAGCTGTCACGACTGCTCTCAAAGAGGGCTACCGCCTGATCGACACGGCGGCGGCATATCAGAACGAGAGCGATGTGGGCAAGGCTGTGAAAAAGTCGGGTATTCCCCGTGAGGAGATCTATGTGACCTCAAAGCTGTGGCTTCAGGACTACGGCTATGAGGCGGCGAAAAAGGCGACCGACACCTCGATTTCAAAGCTGGGGCTTGATTACATGGACTTGTATCTGCTCCACCAGCCCTACGGCGACACGGCAGGTGCGTGGAAGGCTCTTGAAGAAGCGGTCAGGGCAGGCAAGATACGTTCGATCGGAGTGAGCAACCACACGGTCAAATTCCTTGACAAGCTGCTGCCGAAAATGGAGATACTGCCCGTTGTCAACCAAATGGAGTGCAATCCGTATTTCCAGCAGAAAGAGCTGCGCGAGTATCTTGCAAAGTACAATATCCGCATGGAGGCATGGTATCCGCTCGGCCACGCAAACCGCAAGCTGCTGACCGACAAGGTGCTTGTGGGGCTTGCAGAAAAGTACGGCAAATCAGTCGCACAGATCATTCTTCGCTGGCATTATCAGGAGGGCATCATCGCACTGCCGAAAGCGACTTCTATTGAACATATCCGTGACAACATCAGCATTTTTGATTTTGAACTTAGTGACGAGGATATGACTGCGATCCGTGGGCTCGACAAGGGCAAGGGAACCCATGACCCCGATAATTTGTCGAATGCGGTGACGCTTGGAATGTATAAAATTCACTGA
- a CDS encoding aldo/keto reductase translates to MKILKCIMPIMICAALASCGATDSSSVSTTDNTTAEVSTTAVTSAKTEVEVNSEETDEATVSQQENQPNETDNSGYPEFDFDTKTVTLNSGYEMPILGIGCFSLSDEEAENSVYWALSDGYRLIDTACIYGNEEAVGRGIQRAIDDGIVTRDEIFVTTKMWTDDYDDGEAAVQASLDRLGLDYIDLMILHHSQPENDVQAYQAMEKAVGEGKLRSIGLSNYYKPEDFDRLVNATTIKPALLQNETHPYHQSKEMQSHIAQYGTVLESWFPLGGRSNTQTLFDDPTISAIAAAHGKTSAQIILRWHLQAGNIAIPGSSNPDHIQENCEIFDFELSADEMAQLTAIDKNERFADY, encoded by the coding sequence ATGAAAATATTAAAGTGCATTATGCCCATTATGATATGTGCAGCACTCGCTTCCTGCGGTGCAACCGACAGCAGTTCTGTTTCAACAACTGATAATACGACCGCAGAAGTTTCCACAACTGCTGTAACATCAGCCAAAACAGAGGTTGAAGTCAATTCAGAAGAAACTGACGAAGCAACAGTATCACAGCAGGAAAATCAACCGAATGAAACGGACAATTCGGGCTATCCCGAATTTGATTTCGACACGAAAACCGTCACTCTCAACAGCGGCTATGAAATGCCGATACTGGGGATCGGCTGCTTTTCTCTCTCGGACGAGGAGGCGGAGAACTCAGTCTACTGGGCGCTTTCTGACGGTTATCGGCTTATCGACACAGCCTGTATTTACGGCAATGAGGAGGCGGTCGGACGTGGTATTCAGCGAGCCATAGATGATGGCATCGTCACCCGTGATGAGATATTCGTCACCACGAAGATGTGGACCGATGACTATGATGACGGTGAAGCTGCGGTGCAGGCTTCCCTCGACAGGCTGGGGCTTGATTACATTGACCTGATGATACTTCACCACTCCCAGCCCGAGAACGATGTGCAGGCTTATCAGGCTATGGAAAAGGCGGTCGGCGAGGGTAAGCTGCGAAGTATCGGGCTTTCCAATTACTATAAGCCGGAGGACTTTGACAGGCTTGTAAATGCCACGACGATCAAGCCGGCACTATTACAAAATGAAACCCACCCCTACCACCAGAGCAAGGAAATGCAGTCGCATATCGCACAGTACGGAACGGTGCTTGAATCCTGGTTTCCGCTTGGCGGACGCAGCAACACGCAGACGCTTTTCGATGATCCGACTATCTCGGCTATCGCAGCGGCTCACGGCAAGACCTCTGCACAGATCATTCTGCGCTGGCACTTGCAGGCTGGGAATATTGCGATACCCGGCAGCAGCAACCCCGACCACATTCAGGAAAACTGCGAGATATTTGACTTTGAGCTAAGTGCTGACGAAATGGCACAGCTTACGGCAATTGATAAAAATGAACGCTTTGCGGACTATTAA
- a CDS encoding nuclear transport factor 2 family protein: MRALLLLMILLLSGCAAEGGNTSSKPVTTIESGDNMTNYDFSTLTNVELINADIGSMTDEQLSVLYAQARYCQAMTNADIDTMRELVSEDMTYTHMSGMTQTREEYFTDIADGSLRYFTIGMDSPKVEVSGDTASVTYTSVLNANAYGARGTYRMKGTHYYEKRDGEWIAVNATDR; the protein is encoded by the coding sequence ATGAGAGCGCTGTTGCTATTGATGATATTGCTGCTGTCGGGCTGTGCGGCAGAGGGAGGAAATACCTCATCAAAACCTGTGACAACTATCGAAAGCGGTGATAATATGACAAACTACGACTTTTCTACACTTACAAATGTGGAGCTGATTAATGCAGACATCGGCTCCATGACCGATGAGCAGCTTTCCGTTCTGTACGCACAGGCGAGATACTGTCAGGCTATGACCAATGCGGACATCGACACGATGCGTGAACTGGTTTCAGAGGATATGACCTACACCCACATGAGCGGCATGACGCAGACCCGTGAGGAATACTTTACAGACATTGCCGACGGAAGCCTGCGGTACTTCACGATCGGTATGGACAGCCCGAAGGTCGAGGTCAGCGGTGATACAGCAAGTGTGACTTATACCTCGGTGCTGAATGCCAATGCCTACGGTGCAAGAGGAACATACCGCATGAAAGGCACGCATTACTACGAAAAGCGTGACGGCGAATGGATAGCCGTCAATGCAACTGACAGGTAA
- a CDS encoding aldo/keto reductase: MNTRKLKDIEVSAVGMGCMAFSHGYGKIPSEQYSIEAIQNAYRHGCNFFDTAEVYSPNLSGIGHNELIVGKALEEVRDDVVIATKLMLHSVGFGRKVYDEIRRHLEGSLDRLRTDYVDIYYLHRMGGVPVEKVAEAMGRLIDDGLIRGWGLSQVDVDVIDAAQRVTPLTAIQNIYSMVERDCERRIIPYCMEHNIGFVPFSPIASGLLSGKITAETQFERNDDVRNWVPQLSRQNIEGNMPIVEMLNSFADRKNATPAQISLAWMLHKYPNVVPIPGSKNKERIIENLNAADVELTDEEFKALDSELNKHKVYGHRGLGGF; encoded by the coding sequence ATGAATACAAGAAAACTGAAAGACATAGAGGTTTCCGCAGTCGGCATGGGCTGCATGGCTTTTTCTCACGGCTACGGCAAAATCCCAAGTGAGCAATACAGCATTGAGGCGATACAGAACGCCTACCGGCACGGCTGCAATTTCTTTGATACAGCGGAGGTCTACAGTCCGAATCTGTCGGGGATAGGTCACAACGAGCTGATCGTCGGCAAGGCGCTTGAAGAAGTGCGTGATGATGTTGTTATCGCAACCAAGCTGATGCTTCACTCTGTCGGCTTCGGCAGAAAAGTCTATGACGAGATACGCCGCCACCTTGAAGGCTCACTTGACCGCCTGCGGACTGACTATGTTGACATCTATTATCTGCACCGAATGGGCGGTGTGCCTGTAGAAAAGGTCGCAGAAGCAATGGGCAGGCTCATTGATGACGGACTTATCAGAGGCTGGGGACTCTCTCAGGTCGATGTGGATGTGATCGATGCAGCACAGAGGGTCACGCCCTTGACGGCAATACAGAACATCTACTCAATGGTAGAGCGTGACTGCGAGCGCCGAATTATCCCATACTGCATGGAGCATAACATCGGCTTTGTGCCGTTTTCGCCTATCGCAAGCGGTCTGCTTTCGGGCAAGATAACTGCCGAAACACAGTTTGAAAGAAACGACGATGTGCGCAACTGGGTCCCACAGTTATCCCGTCAGAACATCGAGGGCAATATGCCGATCGTAGAGATGCTTAATAGCTTTGCTGACAGGAAAAACGCAACGCCTGCACAGATCTCCCTTGCATGGATGCTCCACAAATACCCGAATGTAGTGCCGATACCCGGCTCAAAAAACAAGGAACGCATCATCGAAAATCTGAATGCTGCCGATGTGGAGCTTACGGACGAGGAGTTCAAGGCGCTTGACAGTGAGCTTAATAAACACAAGGTCTACGGACACCGTGGGCTTGGCGGATTCTGA
- a CDS encoding DUF4405 domain-containing protein, translating into MKMKIKTAADILMTAALPVLMCYSIVGETAHEVIGIAMFGLFILHHILNFGWIKSLFKGKYDLRRSVNTAVNALVFLCMIGLMYSGIVISKHVFTFVNIGGAMFARTVHMLCAYWGLVMMSVHLGMHISQIAARMKLKNKAVVWALRIIFGVVGAVGIYEFISLKFTDYLFRKVQFVFIDTNASALLTVLQYLSVMVLFAYVGFILQMLLKRNNKTTIQ; encoded by the coding sequence ATGAAAATGAAGATAAAAACAGCCGCTGACATTCTGATGACAGCGGCTCTGCCCGTTCTGATGTGCTATTCTATCGTGGGAGAAACGGCACATGAAGTGATCGGCATTGCGATGTTTGGTCTGTTCATTTTACATCATATCCTGAACTTCGGTTGGATAAAGTCGCTGTTCAAGGGTAAATATGATCTTCGCAGGAGCGTGAACACTGCTGTCAATGCGCTTGTATTTCTGTGTATGATCGGGCTGATGTACAGCGGTATCGTGATCTCAAAGCACGTTTTCACCTTTGTGAATATCGGCGGTGCGATGTTCGCCAGAACAGTGCATATGCTCTGCGCCTACTGGGGACTTGTGATGATGAGCGTTCATCTCGGTATGCATATTTCGCAGATAGCGGCACGAATGAAGCTGAAAAACAAGGCTGTGGTATGGGCTTTGCGTATCATCTTCGGTGTGGTCGGTGCAGTCGGTATCTATGAGTTTATCTCGCTGAAATTCACAGACTATCTGTTCAGAAAAGTGCAATTTGTATTCATCGACACAAACGCTTCTGCTTTGCTGACTGTGCTTCAATACCTGTCTGTCATGGTGCTGTTTGCCTATGTGGGATTTATCCTGCAAATGCTTTTGAAACGAAACAATAAAACGACGATCCAGTGA
- a CDS encoding flavodoxin, with translation MINSLMKALRQVRLKQGVPTDSDGKNILVAYFSRADENYNVGTIDKGNTQIVAEFIADEVGADSFHIETVTPYPADYDDCCDVAKQEQADKARPEIQGKVENMEQYDIVFLGYPIWWGDMPMAVYTFMDSYDFSDKVVIPFNTHEGSGESGTYSAIGSYLPNAQVLDGMAIQGKTAQEFSSDTQQAVRDWLDGLGF, from the coding sequence ATGATAAACAGTCTGATGAAAGCGCTGCGTCAAGTCAGGCTGAAACAGGGGGTTCCGACAGACAGCGACGGCAAAAATATCCTTGTTGCGTACTTTTCCCGTGCCGATGAGAATTACAACGTCGGCACGATAGACAAGGGCAATACACAGATAGTTGCAGAGTTTATCGCAGATGAGGTCGGTGCAGACAGCTTTCATATCGAGACTGTCACGCCCTATCCTGCGGATTATGATGACTGCTGCGATGTGGCAAAGCAGGAGCAGGCTGACAAAGCACGTCCCGAGATCCAGGGCAAGGTTGAGAATATGGAGCAGTATGACATAGTGTTCTTAGGCTATCCGATCTGGTGGGGCGATATGCCTATGGCGGTCTATACCTTTATGGACAGCTATGATTTCTCCGACAAGGTGGTTATCCCGTTCAACACTCACGAAGGCAGCGGTGAATCGGGAACATACTCTGCGATCGGAAGCTATCTGCCGAATGCACAGGTGCTTGACGGTATGGCAATTCAAGGCAAAACTGCGCAGGAGTTTAGCTCCGATACGCAGCAGGCTGTCCGTGACTGGCTTGACGGGCTGGGATTCTGA
- a CDS encoding LysR family transcriptional regulator, translating to MLKQIRYFQSVVRLGSFTAAAEEHFISQSAISQQIKALEEELGVTLLERKKRSFTLTPAGEFFYKKSLVLVADYDNIVRELQRVSGNSGELLKVGLLKGYSGKEFNSAVSEFTVQYPDVTVEVTHGNHDALYALLRNGEIDIVLNDQRRAFSDEYVNIVLDIREYYAEISTNSPLAQLDEVEISDLKNTPLILLSSPDQQETERSFYANDMGFQSEIYFTEYIDDALMQVIQGKGFMPIEGSGDAIQTTTKAVRLTRNGKPIIRRYCAFMKADNPKKHTNEFIEILKNQF from the coding sequence ATGCTCAAACAAATACGCTATTTTCAGTCGGTAGTGCGGCTCGGCAGCTTTACCGCAGCCGCAGAGGAGCATTTTATTTCGCAGTCGGCTATCTCTCAGCAGATAAAGGCACTGGAGGAAGAACTTGGTGTGACGCTTTTAGAGCGAAAAAAGCGCAGCTTCACGCTGACTCCCGCAGGCGAGTTTTTCTACAAGAAAAGTCTTGTGCTGGTGGCAGATTATGATAACATCGTGCGTGAGCTGCAAAGAGTTTCAGGCAATAGCGGAGAGCTGCTGAAAGTCGGACTGCTTAAAGGTTACAGCGGCAAGGAATTCAACAGCGCTGTGTCGGAGTTTACGGTTCAGTACCCCGATGTGACAGTGGAAGTCACCCACGGAAACCACGATGCGCTTTACGCACTCCTTCGAAACGGAGAGATCGATATTGTTCTGAACGACCAGCGCAGGGCGTTCTCTGACGAGTATGTGAACATCGTGCTTGACATTCGGGAATATTATGCGGAAATATCGACAAATTCCCCCCTTGCCCAGCTTGACGAGGTTGAAATTTCCGACCTTAAAAACACGCCGCTGATACTCCTTTCTTCACCCGATCAGCAGGAAACGGAGCGCAGCTTTTATGCAAATGACATGGGCTTTCAGAGCGAGATATATTTCACAGAATATATTGATGATGCCCTGATGCAGGTCATTCAGGGCAAGGGTTTTATGCCCATAGAGGGCAGCGGTGATGCAATACAGACCACCACAAAGGCGGTCAGACTCACACGAAACGGCAAGCCGATCATCAGGCGGTACTGTGCGTTTATGAAAGCCGATAACCCGAAAAAGCACACAAATGAATTTATCGAAATTCTGAAAAATCAATTCTGA
- a CDS encoding nuclear transport factor 2 family protein: MTDKEQIIHLYKEMYTAMVNKDKPTLERVHDDRFVLVHMTGMRQPKEVYISSIMDGTLNYYSAEHEDMQVEINGDTAVLTGRSKVTAAVFGGGKHTWRLQLRFQLVKNNGEWRFALASASTY; this comes from the coding sequence ATGACCGACAAGGAACAGATCATTCATCTCTACAAGGAGATGTACACCGCTATGGTGAACAAGGATAAGCCTACGCTTGAACGTGTCCACGATGACCGCTTTGTGCTTGTTCACATGACAGGTATGCGGCAGCCGAAGGAAGTCTATATCAGCTCGATCATGGACGGCACGCTGAATTACTACTCTGCCGAACATGAGGATATGCAGGTGGAGATCAATGGTGATACTGCCGTGCTGACAGGCAGGAGCAAGGTCACGGCGGCGGTGTTCGGCGGCGGAAAGCATACATGGCGGCTACAGCTTAGGTTTCAGCTTGTGAAGAATAATGGCGAATGGCGCTTTGCTTTAGCGAGCGCCTCGACCTACTGA
- a CDS encoding aldo/keto reductase has protein sequence MNYITLNDGNKLPAVGFGVFMIPADGSTYNAVLKALNVGYRHIDTAAAYFNEAEVGKAVRDSGISREEIFVTSKLWLQDYGYEAAKKGIDTSLSKLGLDYIDLYLLHQPYGDVAGAWKALEEAKAEGKIKSIGVSNMTPKLYTELTADFATKPAVNQVECNPLFQQKALREVLAKDDVKLEAWYPLGHGDKSLLENPAITALAEKYGKNAGQIILRFEVQEGFIVLPKSTNPERIKGNIDIFDFALTDEEMDSIRALDTGKGSHDPEAPGVGEMLLNHYKIHD, from the coding sequence ATGAATTACATTACTTTGAATGACGGCAACAAGCTCCCTGCGGTGGGTTTCGGCGTGTTCATGATCCCTGCCGACGGCTCGACATACAATGCTGTGCTTAAAGCACTGAATGTCGGCTACCGCCACATAGACACGGCAGCGGCATATTTCAACGAAGCGGAAGTCGGCAAGGCTGTCCGTGACAGCGGAATTTCCCGTGAGGAGATCTTCGTCACAAGCAAGCTGTGGCTTCAGGACTACGGCTATGAAGCTGCTAAGAAAGGCATTGATACGTCACTTTCCAAGCTGGGACTTGACTATATCGACCTCTATCTGCTCCACCAGCCCTACGGCGATGTGGCAGGTGCGTGGAAAGCTCTTGAAGAAGCAAAGGCTGAGGGCAAGATCAAGTCTATCGGTGTCAGCAATATGACACCGAAACTCTACACCGAGCTGACGGCTGATTTTGCCACAAAGCCTGCGGTCAATCAGGTGGAATGCAATCCGCTTTTCCAGCAGAAGGCTCTGCGTGAGGTGCTTGCAAAGGACGATGTAAAGCTCGAAGCGTGGTATCCCCTCGGTCACGGTGATAAGTCTTTGCTTGAAAATCCTGCGATAACTGCACTCGCTGAAAAATACGGTAAGAACGCAGGACAGATCATTCTGCGATTTGAGGTGCAGGAGGGCTTTATCGTTCTGCCGAAGTCCACGAATCCGGAGCGTATTAAAGGTAATATTGACATTTTTGATTTCGCTCTGACAGATGAGGAAATGGACAGCATTCGTGCGCTCGATACAGGCAAGGGTTCCCACGATCCCGAAGCTCCGGGTGTTGGCGAGATGCTTTTGAATCATTACAAAATTCATGACTGA
- a CDS encoding flavodoxin: MANILIIYYSRKGENYWNGGLKTIAKGNTERVAEFIQNAVGGDLFEVDTVKPYSESYMTCIEEAKAELRAKARPEIKAYPDNFEGYDTIFVGYPNWWGTMPMCMFTLLEKYDLSGKTIIPFCTNEGSGMGSSERDLKNLCKGATVKAGLSIHGAESANSESKVAAWAKKSI, translated from the coding sequence ATGGCTAATATACTTATCATTTACTATTCCCGCAAGGGCGAAAACTACTGGAACGGCGGCTTGAAAACAATTGCCAAGGGTAACACCGAGAGAGTTGCTGAGTTCATTCAGAACGCAGTAGGCGGTGATCTCTTTGAGGTGGACACCGTCAAGCCCTATTCCGAGAGCTATATGACCTGCATCGAGGAAGCAAAGGCTGAACTGCGTGCAAAGGCTCGTCCCGAGATCAAGGCTTATCCCGATAACTTTGAGGGCTACGACACGATCTTTGTGGGCTATCCTAACTGGTGGGGAACGATGCCCATGTGTATGTTCACACTCCTCGAAAAATATGATCTGTCAGGCAAGACGATTATTCCCTTCTGTACCAACGAGGGCAGCGGTATGGGTTCAAGTGAGCGTGATCTGAAAAACCTCTGCAAGGGTGCAACTGTCAAGGCGGGGCTTTCCATTCACGGTGCCGAGTCTGCAAATTCCGAAAGCAAGGTCGCTGCGTGGGCGAAGAAATCTATCTGA
- a CDS encoding chromate transporter → MIELFLAFLKIGAFTFGGGYAMIAMIQAEAERHGWLTQEELVDFVALSESTPGPLAVNMATFVGMRTGGVLGAIIATLGIVLPSFIIILIIAKCFEKYKKSKAVGGIMSGLKPAVVGMIGAAFISVARTVFFPSGITASVFSSVSFWVFLGLFAVTAVLAFKKVHPIKIILLSAVIGVGAGYGLGL, encoded by the coding sequence ATGATTGAGCTGTTTCTTGCCTTTCTGAAAATCGGAGCATTCACATTCGGCGGCGGTTATGCGATGATCGCAATGATACAGGCGGAAGCGGAACGCCACGGCTGGCTTACGCAGGAAGAACTTGTGGATTTCGTCGCTCTGAGCGAAAGCACACCGGGGCCGCTTGCTGTCAATATGGCTACATTCGTAGGAATGAGGACCGGAGGTGTTCTCGGAGCAATTATCGCAACGCTCGGAATTGTTCTGCCGTCATTTATCATTATCCTTATCATCGCAAAGTGTTTTGAGAAATATAAGAAAAGCAAAGCTGTAGGCGGTATCATGTCGGGCTTGAAACCGGCCGTTGTCGGAATGATAGGTGCAGCCTTTATATCTGTTGCAAGGACGGTATTCTTTCCGTCGGGTATCACTGCATCGGTTTTTTCTTCGGTGAGCTTTTGGGTATTTCTCGGATTATTCGCCGTAACTGCTGTACTTGCGTTCAAAAAGGTACATCCTATCAAGATCATTCTGCTTTCTGCGGTAATAGGTGTAGGTGCAGGGTACGGATTAGGGCTGTAA
- a CDS encoding chromate transporter: MNKNLELFLTFMKIGAFTFGGGYAMIPLIQKEVCENKKWLNEKDITDIVAISESTPGPIAINAATFVGYKTSGFLGACMATIGVVLPSFLIISLISLILTQFQSIKAVRYAFMGIRAAVLALILKALWMMFKSVQKKKKPFSYVIMGLSLVLTAFLKIDAVFVIIGCGLFGLLWSLLNRKEQSND, translated from the coding sequence GTGAATAAGAATCTTGAATTGTTCCTGACCTTTATGAAGATCGGGGCTTTTACCTTCGGCGGCGGTTATGCGATGATACCGCTGATACAGAAGGAAGTATGCGAAAACAAAAAATGGCTGAATGAAAAGGACATCACCGATATTGTTGCGATCTCCGAGTCAACCCCCGGGCCGATTGCTATCAATGCCGCAACATTCGTCGGATATAAGACATCGGGCTTTCTTGGGGCGTGTATGGCAACCATCGGTGTTGTTCTGCCCTCGTTTCTTATAATCTCGCTTATATCCCTGATTTTGACGCAGTTTCAGAGCATAAAAGCCGTCCGCTATGCTTTTATGGGTATCCGTGCAGCCGTACTTGCGCTGATACTGAAAGCCCTGTGGATGATGTTTAAATCGGTGCAGAAGAAAAAGAAACCATTTTCTTATGTGATAATGGGACTTTCTCTTGTTCTGACTGCTTTTCTGAAAATAGATGCCGTATTTGTGATAATCGGCTGCGGATTGTTCGGGCTGCTGTGGTCGCTTCTGAACAGAAAGGAGCAGAGCAATGATTGA
- a CDS encoding alpha/beta hydrolase, with protein sequence MSTETIQAGGITLKYFRFGADTGQPFVIIPGIALKSVMESEEAIKVQYKRLAQKFCVYVLDRRENIPDSYSIYDMADDTAAALDALGIKGAVLYGVSQGGMIAQAIAAKRPDLAGRLIVCSTAPYIPENAGKVFDSWAALAQSRRRDELIMSFGENVYTQGYFEKYRDAFISFADSVTDDELTRFVTMCGGFKGFDVRPELSRIAVPVLAIGAENDKLFGSEGAELIAKLTGGSLKLYSGQAHGVYDENEDVLWQIEEFLAK encoded by the coding sequence ATGAGCACAGAGACGATACAGGCAGGCGGCATCACGCTTAAGTATTTCCGCTTCGGGGCTGATACGGGGCAGCCGTTTGTGATAATACCCGGCATTGCGTTAAAGAGCGTCATGGAGTCAGAGGAGGCTATCAAGGTTCAGTACAAGCGTCTGGCGCAGAAATTCTGCGTATATGTATTAGACAGGCGTGAGAACATTCCCGACAGCTACAGCATCTATGACATGGCCGACGACACAGCGGCGGCTCTTGATGCGCTGGGGATAAAAGGTGCCGTGCTTTACGGTGTATCGCAGGGCGGCATGATAGCGCAGGCGATAGCCGCAAAGCGCCCCGACCTTGCAGGCAGGCTTATCGTATGCTCGACAGCGCCATACATACCTGAAAATGCAGGGAAAGTTTTTGACAGCTGGGCAGCCCTTGCACAAAGCAGGCGGCGTGATGAGCTCATCATGTCCTTTGGGGAGAACGTCTACACGCAAGGGTACTTTGAGAAATACCGTGATGCATTCATCAGCTTTGCCGACAGCGTGACTGACGACGAGCTGACACGGTTCGTGACGATGTGCGGCGGCTTCAAGGGCTTTGATGTTCGCCCCGAGCTTAGCAGAATCGCCGTGCCCGTCCTTGCCATAGGTGCCGAGAACGACAAGCTCTTCGGTAGCGAGGGCGCAGAGCTCATAGCCAAGCTTACAGGCGGCAGTCTCAAGCTCTACAGCGGCCAGGCTCACGGTGTTTACGACGAGAACGAAGATGTACTGTGGCAGATAGAGGAGTTTTTAGCGAAGTAA
- the queF gene encoding preQ(1) synthase: MTMAGRTDNEKGSITLLGEKNTEYGFDYDPGVLETFPNKHPDRDYFVKFNCPEFTSLCPITGQPDFATIYISYVPNINMVESKSLKLYLFSFRNHGDFHEDCVNIILNDLIKLMDPKYIEVWGKFLPRGGLSIDPYCNYGKPGTKWEAVAWDRLTRHDMYPEKIDNR, translated from the coding sequence ATGACTATGGCAGGCAGGACTGACAACGAAAAGGGCAGCATAACACTGCTCGGCGAAAAGAACACAGAATACGGCTTTGATTACGACCCCGGCGTGCTCGAAACATTTCCGAACAAGCACCCGGACAGGGATTACTTTGTAAAATTCAACTGCCCTGAATTCACAAGCCTCTGCCCGATAACAGGGCAGCCTGATTTTGCGACGATATACATTTCATACGTTCCGAACATCAACATGGTCGAGAGCAAGTCGCTTAAGCTATATCTTTTCAGCTTCAGAAATCACGGCGACTTTCACGAGGACTGCGTCAACATCATACTAAATGACCTGATAAAACTCATGGACCCGAAATACATTGAAGTATGGGGCAAGTTCCTCCCCCGTGGCGGCTTATCCATTGACCCCTACTGCAACTACGGCAAGCCCGGCACCAAATGGGAGGCCGTTGCGTGGGACAGGCTGACCAGGCACGATATGTACCCCGAGAAGATAGACAACAGGTAA
- the queC gene encoding 7-cyano-7-deazaguanine synthase QueC, whose product MKALVLFSGGLDSSTCLALAIKEHGRENVFALSIYYGQKHDKEIAAARAVVSHYGVEWRILDLQTIFEDSDCTLLKGSSGEIPKESYAEQLTQTDGKPVSTYVPFRNGLFLASAASIALSKGCGVIYYGAHSDDAAGNAYPDCSDKFNNAMNEAIFTGSGEQLCIKAPFVGLTKADVVKLGTELGVPFELTWSCYEGGEKPCGVCGTCRDRAAAFEKNGLSDPLLGKKGE is encoded by the coding sequence ATGAAAGCACTTGTATTATTCAGCGGCGGGCTCGACAGCTCGACCTGTCTGGCACTTGCGATAAAGGAGCACGGGCGTGAGAATGTGTTTGCGCTCTCGATATACTACGGCCAGAAGCACGACAAGGAGATAGCGGCTGCAAGAGCAGTTGTTTCGCACTACGGCGTTGAGTGGAGGATACTTGATTTACAGACGATATTTGAAGACTCAGACTGCACGCTGCTAAAAGGCTCATCGGGCGAGATACCCAAAGAAAGCTATGCCGAGCAGCTTACCCAGACTGACGGCAAGCCTGTATCGACATATGTGCCTTTCAGAAACGGGCTATTCTTGGCATCGGCTGCGAGCATTGCGCTCTCAAAGGGGTGCGGTGTCATCTACTACGGCGCACATTCTGACGATGCAGCAGGAAACGCCTACCCCGACTGCTCGGACAAGTTCAACAACGCAATGAACGAGGCGATATTCACAGGCAGCGGAGAGCAGCTTTGCATAAAAGCACCTTTTGTGGGGCTTACAAAGGCTGATGTTGTAAAGCTCGGCACAGAGTTAGGCGTTCCGTTCGAGCTGACATGGAGCTGCTACGAGGGCGGCGAAAAGCCCTGCGGCGTATGCGGCACCTGTCGTGACAGAGCGGCAGCATTTGAGAAAAACGGCCTGAGCGACCCCTTGCTCGGCAAAAAAGGAGAATGA